The Novosphingobium sp. SL115 sequence CAGGGCGCGCGGCGTGGGCGCGTCCTGCATGCCGGTGGGCGTGAACATGCCGGTGCCGGGCGCGATGGCAGACGGGGCAACGCCCTGGCGATGATGCGGCGTGTTGTCGGGGTGCGACAGACGGCCGGCATGCATCAACTGGATGAAGATGCGGCTGCCTTTGTCGTGCACCGCCGCCGTGATCTTCCGCCATCCGGCGACATGGGCTGGCGTGTAGATGCCAGGAGTCGAGAGATAGCCTTGACCGTCATCCGAAGGCTGAGTGCCTTCGGTGACGATCAGGCCAACACCAGCGCGTTGGGCGTAATACTGCGCGGCAAGATCACCGGGCGTGCCGTCGAACTGTGCGCGGCTGCGCGTCATCGGCGCCATCACGATGCTGTTCGGGAGGTCGTAGCGCCCGACGCGGACCGGGGAGAATATCTGGTTCATGGGTGTTCCTTGGATCTGTCGTGTGCGTGTGAGGTGTAATTCAGGCGATGCCGGCGCCGAGCGCGGGGAAGACATCGCTGAACAGCAGGCCGATCAGCTGCTGGCCCGATGGCGTCGACCAGTCCTGCGCGATCTCTGCCATCAGCGTGTTCGTGGCGGTGAGCACGACACCGGCATCGTGCATGCGCTGGCGGGCGAACTCTTCGGAAAGCTCGCTGGGGGACCCGGAGGCATCCATCACCGCTTGGACGGCAAAGCCTTCGAGCGCCGCGTCGATCGCCGGGAAGATCAGGCAGACATCGGTGGTCACGCCGGCCATGATCAGGTGCTTGCGCCCCGTGGCGAGCACGGCATCGCGAAACTCGGGATAAGCCCAGGCATTAACGACGCCGGGTCGCTTGACGCGCTCGTCATAAGCCTCGGGCAGGATCGCGGCGATCTCGGGCAGGATGGGGCCTTGGGCGTTCTCTTCCTGGCTGGACGTTATCACGACCGGCATGCCCAGGATGTTTGCCATCTTGGCAAGGGCGATTGATTGCCGCGCGGCAAGGTCGCGGTCGATGTTCTTGATCAGCTGCATGGTGCCGACCTGATGGTCGATCAGGAGCAGGGCCGCGTTTTCGGCGGTCACTCGAGCGGGGATCGATTGCGAAGCCATGGTAGTGTTCCTTTCTGATCGTAGGATGGAGCGGCAAGACCGCGTGCAGTTTTGGGTGGAAGGTCAGGTTACAGAGTGAGATCGGCGACGCGCTGGCGCGCCTCGTCGAGTGCTGCTGCGCTGGCGAGCATGAGCGGGCCGAACGAAAACACGGGTTGGTTGAGTTGCGCCCCGCTGATGATCGCCAGGCGCGCAGGCCCTGAGCCGGGAGCGATGTCGATCTGATCGTCGCGGTCTGCGGCGAAACCAATCGCCTGTGTCATTTCCAGCGGCATGCCGTCGATGGCGACCGCGCCTTCGAGGACGATGATGATGCCGCCCCAACCTTCGCGCACGGCGATGCGATGCGGGGCCGTCCCGTCGAGCGCGATTTCCTCGATCCGCACAGGCGACGGAAGGGCATCCGCAGCATCGCCGAGTGCCGTCCCGTCGACCGCGATGCGGCTTTCCCAGCCAGCGCCGCTGCGGCGCTGGACCAACCCTGCCGGGACCGGGAAGGCGGCAGCGGGATCGTCCTGGTTGGCCGCGGGCAGATTGATGAAGATCTGGAGGCCGTGCACGGCCCCAGCGTCGGGGATCGGCGTTTCTTCGTGCTTCAGCCCTCGCGAAGCCCGGCTCCAGTGGAGACCACCGGGGAGAATGTCTTGCACCACGCCCAGGCTGTCTCGGTTTATGAAGCCATTGGGAGAATCTGCGAACAGATAGGTGACAGCTGAAAAGCCAGCGTGCGGGTGGGGCGGGAACGTCGGACCACTCATCTCGAACCAGTCGATGTTGAGCACGGGATCGATGAGATTGGCGAACGCCTGACGGGGATACTGGCGCGCAGAGAACGCCGCGCCGTGGCGCATCTGGGTGGGAGTATGGACAGGCGAGAAGGTGATCATGGCAAGGTCCTCTTGCTGGCGTGATCACTGTATGTGCCGTTCGGTCTGTCCCGATAAGATTTGCGATTGAGAATACATTGTCTCATTATCCGAACAATGAAACCGTCACTCGATGATCTTGCGCTCCTGGTGGCCATCGCCGATCAAGGCAGCTTCAC is a genomic window containing:
- a CDS encoding oxidoreductase, with translation MNQIFSPVRVGRYDLPNSIVMAPMTRSRAQFDGTPGDLAAQYYAQRAGVGLIVTEGTQPSDDGQGYLSTPGIYTPAHVAGWRKITAAVHDKGSRIFIQLMHAGRLSHPDNTPHHRQGVAPSAIAPGTGMFTPTGMQDAPTPRAL
- a CDS encoding isochorismatase family protein — its product is MASQSIPARVTAENAALLLIDHQVGTMQLIKNIDRDLAARQSIALAKMANILGMPVVITSSQEENAQGPILPEIAAILPEAYDERVKRPGVVNAWAYPEFRDAVLATGRKHLIMAGVTTDVCLIFPAIDAALEGFAVQAVMDASGSPSELSEEFARQRMHDAGVVLTATNTLMAEIAQDWSTPSGQQLIGLLFSDVFPALGAGIA
- a CDS encoding pirin family protein, whose product is MITFSPVHTPTQMRHGAAFSARQYPRQAFANLIDPVLNIDWFEMSGPTFPPHPHAGFSAVTYLFADSPNGFINRDSLGVVQDILPGGLHWSRASRGLKHEETPIPDAGAVHGLQIFINLPAANQDDPAAAFPVPAGLVQRRSGAGWESRIAVDGTALGDAADALPSPVRIEEIALDGTAPHRIAVREGWGGIIIVLEGAVAIDGMPLEMTQAIGFAADRDDQIDIAPGSGPARLAIISGAQLNQPVFSFGPLMLASAAALDEARQRVADLTL